The sequence below is a genomic window from Gossypium hirsutum isolate 1008001.06 chromosome A11, Gossypium_hirsutum_v2.1, whole genome shotgun sequence.
TGGGAAAGTAGCCAGGTGATTCATACCATATCTTCAAAATTAGAAcattacatgctcacatatcatatatatatatgataagttAAAAATCATCAAGTATACAAACTTTAATTTTGTTGGAATATAAATACAAGATTTTGCCATGTGACAATATATTGCAATCCTTTATTTCAATACCAATAGTCAAAGCACATAGACTTTAAATAGacattaaagtataaaaattgatgactaaaattattattataccaataaaaaagtGTTACTTAATAGTTGGGTGATAAAAAAACAATTTCGAAAAgtttagtgaccaaattgtaactttctttagttaagtgaccaaaacgaaaaCTTACTATAATTTAGTTGCTAATAGAgtagggattaaattttaaatttataaaaagtacaaggacttgtggaaaattttaagcaaaaatacTCTTTAATATGCCCCCGAATTAATTGTTACAGACTCCCTTTCATTGGTATTATAATGAAGATAGATTCATTTGGAAAAGTAAAAGGTGGGAAACGTATACACAAATTTCTTAGACGAGTCCTTTGTTGTTTCCTGTAAATTTCATTGGTTTTCTCCTTCCTCATGTTCGTATACTTATTGTTTCTACTTTATTTCTGAGGTATTGAGCCATCTATTTTCTGATTTATTTacgtttattttattaaatttatatttaaaaataactgTAATATTTAATCTAGAATTATTGGTTAAAGaaagttgaaataaaatataagtcgtaataaatatacatttaaaaataattataatttaatagaagtcatgataattataattatcactcaattaatattagagttaatcgtgttaagttttatatatatatatatttggcggAAAGGAATGGAGTTGCTTGGGATCAAATCCAAACTCTCATGAATACAAAATAATACTTTTGTGAATAGGCTAAGAGGTTGTTATCAATTATGTCAAGTAGTTATTACTTTACATTATCTACATAAAGGAAAACTATATTGTATgttgaatatattaaaaatgatttaattattatttaaaatttttttattataatatttgaattgataagttgatatattttatttatattcaataatttaaataaaaaatattattttatactaattacttcaattaaaagtataataactaaaaattgtaattaatattaataaaatcacAATATATTAgaagaaattaattataaaaatagatatgataatgtaaagaaaaaaagtaaaacacAAACCATCCAGCACTTATTACTCATTAATGATTGTAGGCTCCATTTTGTCAACTCTCACCTTCTTAGAGTCTTCCTGGAAAGAGCATCTATAACCCCGAATTTCCACACCTACTCCATTCCATAGCTATTATTATACTGATAGATTCATTTCGGAAACTAAAACAGAAATTTCTTACACAAGtcctttgtttttccctcgaatTTTCATCTCTTTTTCTCCTTCTTCATGCTCTTATATTTTCTGAGGTATTGAGCCGTTTATTTTCTGTTTTGAACATTACATCctcatatttttttcttctcataCATCCTCATGTCGTCATTACTTTCGACTTCCTCATCCATTTCTAGAAAGAATAAGTACGATGTGTTCTTGAGTTTTAGAGGTGAAGATACCCGCAAGAGCTTTACGGATCATCTCTACGATGCTCTAAATAGAACTGGGATCGCCACTTTTAGAGATGATCCAAAGCTGGAGGCTGGTGAAGAGATCGCACCGGAACTCTTGAAAGCAATTCAGCAATCATGGTGCTCGGTAATTGTTTTTTCCGAGACCTATACCCTTTCAGGATGGTGCTTGGAGGAGCTTGCGGAGATTGTTAAACAAAAAAATGACAAGGCTCATAAAGTATTTCCAATTTTCTACCATGTGGATCCATCcgatttaagaaaacaaaaaggaaaagttgAAGAAGCCTTTGCCCAACACGAAGAAAGATACAAGGAAGATAAAGACAAGATCCAAAAGTGGCGAAATGCTTTGACTGAAGTGGCTAACATCTCGGGATGGCATTTAAATAATaggtatttctttcttttcttctctatttCCTAATTTTAATGACTacaaaattgtgtttttattgcatcttattttttataattttgtgtttaattgaGAATCCCCATATTTCAACTAACGAGCAACTTGTGTATTTTGATGCTATAATATGTCTTACTGTCTTATTCTTGCTTTTTTTTTGCTTCCAACCATATTATACTTCATGATTCACTGAATTAAAAATGAAAGAGTGCATATCGGAATTTAATCTTTTTGTAGGCACGAATCAGAGTTTATTGCAGACATTGTTAAGGAGATATCAGCAAAATTATGTCAGGCATATCCAGTTCTTCATGATGAGTTGGTTGGAATTAGTTTACCTTTGGAGGTGTTGTATTCGAAAATAAACATTGGGGAAGACGATGTCCGCATTATAGGAATTTGCGGAATGGGTGGCATCGGTAAAACAACTCTTGCAAAAATTGCTTACACTCAAATGTTACCTCATTTTGAAGGTAAATGCTTTCTTGCTGATATTCGAGAAGTTTCAAACAAACACGGACTTGTTTCTTTACAGAAACAACTCCTTTCTCAAATCTTGCCAGGTGAATGCTTCGATTTTTTCAATATTCATGAAGGGAATGCCATAATTAGCCAGAGGTTGTCTAGAAAAAAGGTTCTTGTTGTTCTTGATGATGTTGATAACGTACAACACTTGAAATGCTTGGTTGGAAGGCGTGATTGGTTCAATACAGGGAGTAGGATCATTGTAACAACAAGAGATGAACATTTGCTCCGATCTTATCGAATCAATGATGTATATAAACCTACAACACTGAATCCAAACGATGCATGTAGGCTTTTCAATTTGAAAGCTTTTGATAGTGATACGGTACCGAAAGATGATTTCATTGAGCTCTCTAAACAAGTTGTACATTACGCTGGTGGTCTCCCCTTAGCTCTTGAAGTCTTGGGTTCTTTTTTATACGGTAGACATTTAGCTCACTGGAGAAGTGCAATCGAAAGACTTAAACAAGATTCTAACAAAGAAATTCTTGACACACTCAGAATCAGTTTTGATGGAttggaagaaaaggaaaagaatatATTTCTAGATATAGCATGCTTTTTCAATGGGGAGGAGAAAGATTTGGTAATGAAAGTATTGGATGGTTGTGAGTATTTTCCAGCTATTGGAATCGATGTTCTCATTAAGAAATCCCTCATAAAAATCAGTGAGACCTTGTTGCAAGAAATGAAATCTCCCACAAAAATCAGTGATAACCAACATTTGCATATGCATGCCTTGTTGCAAGAAATGGGAAGAAAAATTGTTGAAGAAAAATGTGTTGATGAGCCAGGAAAACGTTGCAGATTGTGGAAGGAAAAGGACGTCCATCATGTTCTAACAAAAAATACGGTAAACCATTCAACAAAAATTACATACAAAATTGTTATTGAATTACTctggttaaaaaatattttatttagtatatttcAACCAAAATATTGTGATAATGTTGAACATGTgcataaattttcaaaagttttattacataatttattttgttttcttattgtctATTCTTGATTATTTTTAGGCTACCGAAGTGATTGAAGGTATGATCATCGACAATAAACGGTAAGAAAACATACATTTAAATTTGTCAATATGtactattaatattgttattattttttgtaaaaaatccaataaaaatgacaaaaaaaaccCATTCGCGTTGCATGGTagagtggaaagaaaataaaaaagatgaaaaactGAAGAGAT
It includes:
- the LOC107962377 gene encoding disease resistance protein RUN1, yielding MSSLLSTSSSISRKNKYDVFLSFRGEDTRKSFTDHLYDALNRTGIATFRDDPKLEAGEEIAPELLKAIQQSWCSVIVFSETYTLSGWCLEELAEIVKQKNDKAHKVFPIFYHVDPSDLRKQKGKVEEAFAQHEERYKEDKDKIQKWRNALTEVANISGWHLNNRHESEFIADIVKEISAKLCQAYPVLHDELVGISLPLEVLYSKINIGEDDVRIIGICGMGGIGKTTLAKIAYTQMLPHFEGKCFLADIREVSNKHGLVSLQKQLLSQILPGECFDFFNIHEGNAIISQRLSRKKVLVVLDDVDNVQHLKCLVGRRDWFNTGSRIIVTTRDEHLLRSYRINDVYKPTTLNPNDACRLFNLKAFDSDTVPKDDFIELSKQVVHYAGGLPLALEVLGSFLYGRHLAHWRSAIERLKQDSNKEILDTLRISFDGLEEKEKNIFLDIACFFNGEEKDLVMKVLDGCEYFPAIGIDVLIKKSLIKISETLLQEMKSPTKISDNQHLHMHALLQEMGRKIVEEKCVDEPGKRCRLWKEKDVHHVLTKNTATEVIEGMIIDNKREPSKILNLSADTFSKMKNLRLLKVLCVSNCDDLQYLSNELRLLDWKGCPLRYLPSSFQPDNLVALLLPYSHIEQL